The Mya arenaria isolate MELC-2E11 chromosome 15, ASM2691426v1 genomic sequence TTTTCTTGTACAGGAAATCGGGTAGtagaaacaatttaattttgtgAACGGGTTTTAAAAACCCCTTTATTGAATATATACCTGGTTCTTGCCTATTTCAGTCTTTTCTTACATAATTAACTAGGATCGAATCGTTTATTTaagaagaaatataaaaaacccTCCCTTCTCTccctttttttataaatttatatttaatattattttaaattttgtatatcatttgATATATAATCTGGCgtcataattaatattataaaatcattacATGTTTAATTTCGATTGCGTTTGTgtgaattatattttgtgtttatatatatatgacatagcatgtttatgtttgtatgtaatgttttgtttgtcgtataatattattttgcttGACATTTAGTCTGCTTGCTTCACTTATGCTTATCAATGTTGCTTGATATCTATTTGTGTTCTACTTACTGTTTGCTTGCTAAATGTACTGTTGCTAAATGctaatattgattattgtttttgtggTCCTCTATGCCTAAATCTTGAATAAAATTTCTATTAATCTGCCTGACTTGTTGTATTTATCTTATAAGTGATAAAACATAGTTAGAAAGTGTGAATTCGTACAGAACTTTAAGACACATTGACAAAGAAACTGAAAAATCGCTCTTTACCTTTCTTGAATTTTGCATCGGAACTAAACCACACGATTCCGAGGTAGCTATCGGCACAAATCTCCTCTTCACTCTTTAttatgtattttccagcctcATGCAAGCGTACTATGCGCCTTGGTGTGCTCTGTATGAAATGAGTTACATTTAAGCAGCTGCCACATAGAACAACAACCTCAAATCGATTATCTTTAAGCGTTTTATTCTAATAGTAAATTGGGAAAATCAGTGCTACTAAGATAGGGAAAATGCAGCTTTTAAATGGCTTGTCTCATCGGGCGAGGAAGAGGACATACACTGAGAAGATTCGTTCATCTTCATCCTGTTTCTGATGCAGAGAGATTGGTCAAAATCTCTGGGAAATGTTACAGTATATAAATTACACCACGTTAAACCCCCTATCCATATTGTTGTGATTGCGGTTTCATCGGGTCTGTCAAAAAATCGAAACCCAACTGTAATGAACAACCCTTCCATGTTGAATCATATCCAAAGTGTTTTAACGAAAGGGATCTTATGTTAAGGTCATACCTTATTCATACTACTAGATGTATCCAGGACAAACACCTTTCTGCTTTTTGCCTCCTGTAAAATGGTGAATACTGGTGTAGTGTCGGTGTTTTCGGGGAGAGGTTCACTGTGGACTACAATTAAACCACATAACAATATTAGCACTTCTCTAGTTGTTTCCACAGAGTAAAATGTTGAGTGTATACAGCATGATCCACAATATTTTCAGAGGACAGTTTTTATATCAATGATGTACACTGATATAATAAGCTCGACGTGATTTGCCCAATTGGAAATGACGTTTTAAAGTgtcactcttattcaaaatgaatacatacacatgtataacaaacatcacttTTGAGTGACAAAtctttaactgcttactaaataatgcatttatggaaaatatgataCTGATTACAATACTGCAacattgtatttaatagctgaaaaccccaaattattaaatgattggtgaatgctaaaagatttacagtgatcttcTATTGTCTCagaaggtagaaataccgtgttttctgcaccttttttcaaattaaacgcagtatccttcataagaaccattgctttcgacAGTTATTagtcctttttggtaaattaaaacaattgtattaaatatggaaaatctcatttgggagtaacagtgcatctttaaatatcgtttataataataacattttatttctcaGTGTTAAACGCCAAAACGTAACTTCTTTCTTTACCAGGAGCTAAAATTATTGATAGCCTAAGTTTAAAAGGTAAAGTCGACAGAGTAATCAGGCAAGCATAGTTCATAAGAATTACCATTTGGACAAGGAAATTCAAGATCGCATTAATGCTTGCAGAAgttaaataagtttataaaagAGTTATTTACCTCCCTTAAAATCTGGATGTTCTCTCATGACAGCCCACACGCTCTTGTGGTCACAGTAAAGGTTCTGCTTATTTGTTGCAAGTCTGTTGTGTCTTCTCGTTTCAGGTGCATCTTCAGTATCGTCACAAAACAGGTCAAGCTGTAATAGAATTTATATGATAGTGAACCccaatcataattttatttaattgtcttaatTATTACAAAGGCGCGTTTAAACGCGTTGGTGCAGACGGTTATTTTAAAGGATCATTTAACAGAGTAATTCTGACAATGAGCTAGACTAGTACAGGTATCCAacgaaataaacttgaaacGTTTGGAAGACAGGTTTAACTATGATTTCTTCATGCAACTATACGTTCCTGAACAGCTCTACAACATACTTGGTCCACGAATTGATTGTCCATGATGGACGCCCGTGCTGCTGGTTGTGTTAGATCAGGACAGAATCGACAACCAGGGTGTATACGTCTTGTTGAGTCATTGGTATCACACAATGGGCTAGCCTTACAGTCTGTACCGAACCCCACACGGCCTCTGATGTTCTCACTGCAGCTGAAGTGGAAATGCGTTAGAATCAACGTGTACTAGGATaaggtttttatattttcaaagtacGCAAACagacaaatacaaaacattaaaattgctTGTAATAAAATCGAATTAAAATTATAGTGGTCTCTTGCTTTAACAGTGTTTTATATAGTATTGGTAAAgtatacattaaataaattgaacatCATTAGACATAAGTTGTGATAATAGTAAATTCTGAAGTTAAGTTATAAGTCTGTTCACAATGATTTCATTCACTTTTTGTTGCTGTACAATCAGTTTCAGTTTAGACCTTTATGAATATTCCTGTTACCTTGTGGGTTTCCACTTCCCTCCAGCTTGGTAGAAATGCCCTTTGGACTCCTCATCAGTACCATATTCCGGAAACACGCCCCACCGTAGCTGTGCCCATTCGTGAACGAGAACATTCTCTGCGAAAATAACCgtcaacatatatatttttcatgataggAGAGTAGAACGAAAAGTCAGTAaaaccattaacttatgttaaAATACAGTAAATCACTCCAGACAAGACacaaaaacattcaatacaCATACAATTGTATTTTCTATTAGTAAAAAATGAGGACATTGTTTtcgttatacatgtatgttttatatgcattcGTCTCGCATTTCGACTGgcaaatgtataataaaaatcCTTTCGCTTTTGGTATTTGTTAAACAGATTGTTCAAAACTTATAAACTCTATTGAGGCAGATaataatgtcaaataaaaatgttattttattgcatttgcattatatttcattgtttaatttttgcAATACCATCCGTGCGTTGCATccacattttaaaaagtgtttcatTGATAATGCAACTGGGAATGATACAAGTAGTACggtttcaaattaaattatttggcATAATTCCAGCAATGACGAACTGATACATACTCTGCTCTTTGGTCTTTTTAACGTAATGAAGGAGTACGAGTGATGTACGAGACGAACTCACCCACACAACGGTATTTACAAGATTTTTATAATTAGGAAGGCCATTATCTAATGTTGTTAAAACTTATGGCCCGACCAAATTGTAGAATAATAATGTGTGTCGAAATGATATATAATCAACATCGATTACTTTCTGCTATCTTGTAATCGTGATTGATTTCTTTCTCCTATCTTGTAATCGACATCGATTTCTTTGTGCTATCTTGTAATCGACATTGATTACTTTCTGCTATGTTGAAATCGACATCGATTACTTTTTGCTATCTTGTAATCGACATCGATTACTTTCTTCTGTCTTGTAATCGACATCGACTACTTTCTGCTATCTTGTAATTGATGTCGATCTTGGCGCGGAAATGCAACAACAACGCGAAGGGTGTAAATGAAAACTGATTTTTCTCTGATAGCATATTCAAGTCTTGGTAGacagatataaaaatattgcgCTAACATAGTTTTGAACAAAGGAGTATTATACATTGTAAGTCACATGGAATATTTTAGTCCCATATTTCCATCCAATCACAATCGATCAGTCTTATCGTGTTTTCCAAAGTCAGTCCTTGATTTGTTCATGACGAATGATAAGGGAAGATAAGTGTACGTTCCTCCTTGCCCACAAACATCATTGCCAAATGTCCTAGGGGTTATCAGTTGCCCGTCTTCTATCTgcatgaaaataatttgaaacagaTGCGGGTATAATGAAAAGGAAGGTGTTTTCAAGGATGGCAATCATTGATACAtctaattcttttatttttctttctaatgcgtaattgataattattattatagttttGCCGAAAGACATCGAGTTTGTCATCTGTCTGTCTCAATGTCTGGACCAACATCATTAATAACAAGGTGATTCAAAGCCACGATTTGTACTAGGAAGCTTATATTAATTATTCTACACTACACATACTACTGTATGCCTCGTTTAAAAGAGTCAAGCTTTATACCAGGAAGGTTATATTAATTACGACGACacctgtgtatttttttaaaagagtaacaaaccatcatcatcatcatcatcatcatcatcatcaaaattaCGTTTTTATCACTTCTTTATGTTGATTTCATCTCAATATGCAGCATTCCAGTCAAAAACTGCtttattattgtacatgtacaagataataatttactttcaattatataaacacaatgaGTCACGAAACGTATCTGTGCTGTTAGTTTTTACACCAGTTTTggaaattgttatatattggCTATTAACATCTCTAAATTGGCATTGGTATTTCACTATTTGATAAACAGGTGATGATGTAACGTACCGGCTGTATCTTCCATCGGTGTCGTTGAATTTATATGGATCGCTCTTTAATATAATTTTCCTCAGGCTAATTTGCCTTACGATTGAAACAAGTGATTAAATACCTGAACACCTGTCAGAACACTTATCACAATGCTCTGTGACTAACGAAGATACCAAGTATTTGACTCCTGGAGATCCAAGCTCTGGTCACCAGACTAGATCGCAATGCCTTATGTATCTGGCTACTTGAACAGGAACACAACAAAACCCCAAGACGTGCCAAGTTTCGGATGCTATTCCATGCCACAGTATCTCTTGGGCGTACTCGCCTGGACCCTTGTCATCACACATATCGCAGTGCCCTGTATCCAACACGGTATGAGGCTTATTGGAGTTTCCAGCCACCAGCTCCGTTCACCAGACTAGATCGCAATGCCCTATGTATCTGGCTACTTGAACAGGAACACAACGAAACCCCAAGACGTGCCAAGTTTCGGATGCTATTCCATGCCACAGTATCTCTTGGGCGTACTCGCCTGGACCCTTGTCATCACACATATCGCAGTGCCCTGTATCCAACACGGTATGAGGCTTATTGGAGTTTCCAGCCACCAGCTCCGTTCACCAGACTAGATCGCAATGTCCTATGTATCTGGCTACTTGAACAGGAACACAACAAAACCCCAAGACGTGCCAAGTTTCGGATGCTATTCCATGCCACAGTATCTCTTGGGCGTACTCGCCTGGACCCTTGTCATCACACATATCGCAGTGCCCTGTATCCAACACGGTATGAGGCTTATTGGAGTTTCCAGCCACCAGCTCCGTTCACTAGACTAGATCGCAATGTCCTATGTATCTGGCTACTTGAACTTGAACACAAAGAAACCCCCAAGACGTGCCAAGTTTCGGATGCTATTCTATGCCACAGTATCTCTTGGGCGTACTCGCCTGGACCCTTGTCAGCACACATATCGTGGTGCCCTGTAGCCAATACGGTATGAGGCTTACTGGAGTTTCCAGCCACCAGCTCCGTTCACCAGACTAGATCGCAATGCCCTATGTATCTGGCTACTTGAACTGAAACACTAGATTAACCTATAGATATGAAGTTCCTGGTGTCTTTAAATCCCTCAGATTACAATGCCCTGTGATCAATATTCAACAGCCAGAATGTCAAGAATCTTATTTACAGCCTTCAAACGGCGATTTCCGGTTTACTGCTTGAACTTACCTCGACGGCGGTCAGACACAGAATGACTATTTCAGCTGACCGACGCTATTATATACACACTGGGCGTACgagtttattattataaattccACTTTCACgggtgcgaaacagtggctccagctcttttaagagctagagcaaaagaacggacaTTATCAAGAAAGGTAAGTATGAcgtgttattttatctaatatcacaattatgagggcttatttgagaaatcggggaatgcagtgccatataaatatctTCACACGCGTTTCGGTTATTCTGTAAACATATTGCTTATGGAGTAATAAGATCGAATCTCCCATCAAGCACTCGCATGTTTACAAACggaagtagaacattttcaccaatttacactcaagaagcttacatttaagatgaaaccagtattatcgagtgcttttaatttgtcgggaataaaaatgacgGCCTGTTTACAGGAATAAGCATGTAAATACTCTGTTTTGGGGTTGAGCTGGGGCTAAAAGCCAGAGAGCTTGAGCCAAAGCGTGGAGGAtgagccaatacgctgtataataatgcaCTCAACTCGGCATATTTGGAATAGTTGAAGTTCTGTATTTAATACTAGTATAAGTAATCTTGCAAAGATGCGGTTGCGCTACAATGATTACACAAGCCTTCAAACTGCATTTGGCACACGTTAAACTTTTGAATGACAGGACACTGCTTTGAAAGACATTGATGTAAACGTGCTTATACGTATGTTCCTACCTTGAAGTGTCCGCGCTCGGATTGTTTGACTGGCTGGGCTTCTCCCTGTTGTGA encodes the following:
- the LOC128219187 gene encoding calcium-activated chloride channel regulator 1-like; this translates as MVIGNQHRRSNILVTTGRSPASQTIRARTLQENVLVHEWAQLRWGVFPEYGTDEESKGHFYQAGGKWKPTSCSENIRGRVGFGTDCKASPLCDTNDSTRRIHPGCRFCPDLTQPAARASIMDNQFVDQLDLFCDDTEDAPETRRHNRLATNKQNLYCDHKSVWAVMREHPDFKGVHSEPLPENTDTTPVFTILQEAKSRKVFVLDTSSSMNKSTPRRIVRLHEAGKYIIKSEEEICADSYLGIVWFSSDAKFKKAITKVDSEATRDALVDALPKDPSGGTCIGCGLKLAIDEIEKNFPTSTKHSEIILMSDGEDTSIETITEQTNRAKDLGILIHTVAITSQSSVRLANVSRNTGGKSLFLEIGGNITFVSVLSKALSNSITGGGCKSEEMRSGTLKNSSVLNFNFTIDDGVGLNTTVVIFPSNSKPHFDFEIRGAGNSVHESSSHISETPIMARFSGKLPKGTYFIVVKQILIQL